Proteins found in one Aquibium microcysteis genomic segment:
- a CDS encoding helix-turn-helix domain-containing protein, whose amino-acid sequence MTEKTFASAWDAIEDTAADAENMKLRSTLMMALEQHIRSKRWTQAEAARRLGVTQPRISDLLRGKIDLFSLDALFKLLGAAGLQVEISVRDAA is encoded by the coding sequence ATGACCGAGAAGACGTTTGCAAGCGCCTGGGACGCCATCGAGGACACGGCCGCAGACGCGGAGAACATGAAGCTCCGTTCCACGCTGATGATGGCGCTGGAACAGCATATCCGGTCGAAGCGCTGGACGCAGGCGGAGGCCGCCCGCCGTCTCGGCGTGACGCAGCCGCGCATTTCCGATCTTCTGCGCGGCAAGATCGACCTGTTCTCGCTGGATGCACTCTTCAAACTGCTGGGCGCGGCCGGGCTTCAGGTCGAGATCAGCGTCCGGGATGCCGCGTGA
- a CDS encoding type II toxin-antitoxin system RelE/ParE family toxin yields MKALRFWGSSLADLRAFPTAVRRAAGYQLEKIQNGFLPSDWKPMATLGKGVQEIRIRDEAGAFRVIYVANFADAVHVLHCFRKTSQKTSKADLALASKRYLELVKVQRS; encoded by the coding sequence ATGAAAGCGCTGCGGTTCTGGGGGAGTTCTCTGGCCGACCTGCGGGCCTTCCCCACCGCGGTCCGGCGCGCGGCCGGATACCAGCTGGAGAAAATACAGAACGGTTTTCTTCCCTCGGACTGGAAGCCTATGGCGACGCTCGGAAAGGGTGTCCAGGAGATCAGGATAAGAGACGAGGCCGGCGCCTTCAGGGTGATCTATGTTGCGAACTTCGCGGATGCCGTCCATGTCCTGCACTGCTTCCGCAAGACCTCGCAGAAGACAAGCAAGGCGGATCTGGCGCTCGCCTCGAAGCGCTATCTGGAACTGGTGAAGGTACAGCGGTCATGA
- a CDS encoding YdcF family protein produces MFFVASKIFWLLANPLSLATLLALASFLLVLAGWRRLAATAGGLGFLVLAVSGWTTAGALMLHPLEERFQRPMTLPERIDGIVVLGGGFEGGVNRTRGGYELNSSGDRFVETAILALRHPEAKVLVSGGTGALMLAGEGDGETAPRLLEALGVGRGRLLLDNEARNTQENAMFSKRLADPKPGETWLLVTSAFHMPRSVGLFRKAGFQVLPWPADYRTSGAERPGLAEDNAFDSMQNTALAIREWIGLAAYRITGRIDVLLPAPE; encoded by the coding sequence TTGTTCTTCGTTGCTTCCAAGATCTTCTGGCTACTCGCCAACCCGCTGTCGCTGGCGACGCTGCTGGCGCTGGCGTCGTTCCTGCTGGTCCTCGCCGGCTGGCGGCGCCTCGCCGCGACCGCGGGCGGTCTCGGCTTCCTGGTCCTCGCCGTCTCCGGCTGGACGACGGCGGGTGCCCTCATGCTGCATCCGCTGGAGGAGCGATTCCAGCGTCCGATGACGCTTCCGGAGCGAATCGACGGTATCGTCGTGCTCGGCGGCGGCTTCGAAGGCGGGGTCAACCGCACCCGCGGCGGCTACGAACTGAATTCCTCCGGCGACCGCTTCGTCGAGACGGCGATCCTGGCGCTTCGCCATCCGGAGGCGAAGGTGCTCGTATCGGGCGGCACCGGCGCCCTGATGCTGGCCGGCGAGGGGGACGGCGAGACCGCGCCGCGCCTTCTGGAAGCGCTTGGCGTCGGGCGCGGCAGACTGCTTCTCGACAACGAGGCCCGCAACACCCAGGAGAACGCGATGTTCTCAAAGCGGCTCGCCGATCCGAAGCCGGGCGAAACTTGGCTCCTCGTGACATCGGCCTTCCACATGCCGCGCTCCGTCGGGCTGTTCCGCAAGGCCGGTTTCCAGGTGCTGCCGTGGCCGGCCGATTACCGGACGTCCGGCGCCGAACGGCCCGGGCTTGCCGAGGACAATGCCTTCGATTCGATGCAGAACACGGCGCTGGCGATCCGCGAGTGGATCGGGCTTGCCGCGTACCGAATCACGGGCCGGATCGACGTGTTGCTGCCGGCCCCCGAGTGA
- a CDS encoding DUF599 domain-containing protein, translating into MDTDSFHWTDASALAVFILLWVLFSQATSGRFFRRKSLTQLMNAHREAWMRTMARRELRMIDTGIMTGLQQGTAFFASSALLALGGCFALLQSSDAVLMLLADLPLAGAPDRAVYEVKVLGLMTLLAYTFFKFGWAYRLFNYCSILIGAVPMTKDAEEADLETALLRAARMNVIAGGHFNSGLRGLFFSIGYLGWFVGPAVLVMTTLLVLTVLVRRQFFSTARSALLS; encoded by the coding sequence ATGGACACCGATTCCTTCCACTGGACCGACGCCTCGGCGCTTGCCGTCTTCATCCTGCTCTGGGTGCTGTTCTCGCAGGCGACGTCGGGCCGCTTCTTCAGACGCAAGTCGCTGACGCAGCTGATGAATGCGCACCGGGAAGCGTGGATGCGCACGATGGCGCGGCGCGAGCTGCGCATGATCGACACCGGCATCATGACAGGCCTGCAGCAGGGGACCGCCTTCTTCGCCTCGAGCGCGCTCCTGGCGCTCGGCGGCTGCTTCGCCCTGCTGCAGTCGTCGGATGCCGTGCTCATGCTGCTCGCTGACCTGCCGCTGGCAGGTGCACCCGACCGCGCCGTCTACGAGGTCAAGGTGCTCGGGCTGATGACGCTCCTGGCCTACACCTTCTTCAAGTTCGGCTGGGCCTACCGGCTGTTCAACTACTGCTCGATCCTGATCGGCGCGGTGCCCATGACCAAGGACGCCGAGGAGGCCGACCTCGAGACGGCGCTGCTGCGGGCCGCCCGCATGAACGTGATCGCCGGCGGTCATTTCAATTCGGGACTGCGCGGGCTGTTCTTCTCGATCGGCTATCTCGGCTGGTTCGTCGGCCCGGCGGTGCTGGTGATGACGACGCTGCTCGTGCTCACCGTCCTGGTCCGTCGGCAGTTCTTCTCCACGGCGCGGTCGGCACTGCTGTCATAG
- a CDS encoding L-serine ammonia-lyase: MFLSVFDLFKIGIGPSSSHTMGPMTAAARFLDEIASGDWPRPAGARVARITVSLHGSLAFTGIGHGTDRAVVLGLAGLTPTTVDPDGVEAVLAAVAAQRQVHPQGHPPYRFDPAVDLVMDRKTPLPGHANGMAFNALDADGRMLLRRIYFSIGGGFVVSDEELQRMQSRSEPEAGPAVPYPFRNAAEMLEMAAQSGLSIAEMKRANEETLSTPAELDARLDAIWQAMRACIDRGLSQEGIMPGGLKVRRRARMLNERMQNDWKENRPNPLLANDWLSVYAMAVNEENAAGGRVVTAPTNGAAGVVPAVIRYWTHFFPDAGPDDIRTFLLTAAAIGGIIKHNASISGAEVGCQGEVGSASAMAAAGLAAVMGGTPEQIENAAEIALEHHLGMTCDPVGGLVQVPCIERNALGAVKAVTAASLAIKGDGKHFVPLDAAIETMRQTGLDMSEKYKETSLGGLAVNVVEC, encoded by the coding sequence GTGTTCCTGTCCGTCTTCGACCTCTTCAAGATTGGTATCGGTCCGTCGAGCTCCCACACCATGGGGCCGATGACGGCTGCGGCGCGCTTCCTCGACGAGATCGCGTCGGGCGACTGGCCGCGGCCGGCGGGCGCCAGGGTGGCGCGCATCACGGTGAGCCTGCACGGCTCGCTCGCCTTCACCGGCATCGGCCACGGCACCGACCGCGCCGTCGTGCTCGGCCTCGCCGGCCTGACGCCGACGACCGTCGACCCCGACGGCGTCGAGGCGGTCCTCGCAGCCGTCGCCGCGCAGCGGCAGGTCCATCCGCAGGGGCATCCGCCCTATCGCTTCGATCCCGCGGTCGATCTCGTCATGGACCGCAAGACGCCGCTGCCCGGCCACGCCAACGGCATGGCCTTCAACGCGCTGGACGCCGACGGCCGGATGCTGCTGCGCCGCATCTACTTCTCGATCGGCGGCGGCTTCGTCGTCTCCGACGAGGAACTCCAGCGCATGCAGTCGCGCAGCGAGCCGGAGGCGGGCCCCGCCGTGCCCTATCCGTTCCGAAACGCGGCCGAGATGCTGGAGATGGCAGCGCAGAGCGGCCTGTCGATCGCCGAGATGAAGCGCGCCAACGAGGAGACGCTGTCGACCCCCGCCGAACTCGACGCCCGCCTCGACGCCATCTGGCAGGCGATGCGCGCCTGCATCGACCGAGGCCTGTCGCAGGAGGGCATCATGCCCGGCGGGCTCAAGGTGCGCCGCCGCGCGAGAATGCTCAACGAGCGCATGCAGAACGACTGGAAGGAGAACCGACCGAACCCGCTGCTCGCCAACGACTGGCTCTCCGTCTACGCCATGGCGGTGAACGAGGAGAACGCCGCCGGCGGACGCGTGGTCACGGCGCCCACGAACGGCGCCGCCGGCGTGGTGCCGGCGGTCATCCGCTACTGGACCCATTTCTTTCCGGACGCGGGCCCCGACGACATCCGCACCTTCCTGCTCACGGCCGCCGCCATCGGCGGCATCATCAAGCACAACGCCTCGATCTCGGGTGCCGAGGTCGGCTGCCAGGGCGAGGTCGGCTCGGCCTCGGCGATGGCCGCTGCCGGTCTCGCCGCGGTCATGGGCGGGACGCCCGAGCAGATCGAGAACGCCGCCGAGATCGCGCTGGAGCACCATCTCGGCATGACCTGCGATCCCGTCGGCGGGCTGGTGCAGGTGCCCTGCATCGAGCGCAACGCGCTCGGCGCCGTGAAGGCCGTGACGGCAGCGTCGCTCGCCATCAAGGGCGACGGCAAGCACTTCGTGCCGCTCGACGCCGCCATCGAGACCATGCGCCAGACCGGGCTCGACATGAGCGAGAAATACAAGGAGACGAGCCTCGGCGGGCTCGCGGTCAACGTGGTGGAGTGCTAG
- a CDS encoding DUF1489 family protein has translation MSLNLIKLCVGADSVEDLESWIEFRLGEMRRAGEVPEQVHTTRMVPKRVEELLDGGSLYWVIKGNVQCRQRLVDIRPFVDTDGIGRCHLVLDPRIIVTDWQPRRAFQGWRYLTPADAPADLGAGRAGWAALPTELRRELADLGLL, from the coding sequence ATGTCGCTCAACCTGATCAAGCTCTGCGTCGGCGCCGACAGCGTCGAGGATCTCGAAAGCTGGATCGAATTCCGGCTGGGCGAGATGCGGCGGGCGGGCGAGGTGCCTGAGCAGGTGCACACCACGCGCATGGTGCCGAAGCGCGTCGAGGAACTCCTCGACGGCGGCTCGCTCTACTGGGTGATCAAGGGCAACGTCCAGTGCCGGCAGCGGCTCGTCGACATCCGGCCCTTCGTCGATACCGACGGCATCGGCCGCTGCCATCTCGTTCTCGATCCGCGGATCATCGTCACCGACTGGCAGCCGCGCCGCGCCTTCCAGGGTTGGCGCTACCTGACGCCGGCAGACGCGCCAGCCGATCTCGGCGCCGGCCGCGCCGGCTGGGCGGCGCTGCCGACGGAACTGCGCCGCGAACTCGCCGATCTCGGCCTGCTCTGA
- a CDS encoding division plane positioning ATPase MipZ, translated as MLVTGLTGPTDGRKHESAHVIVCGNEKGGSGKSTTAAHIAIALQRAGHSVATIDLDGRQLTLTRYFENRRRWAAKARLSLPVPHHFHVPPAYRETVSAAESEEFRRLTEGLAEIENSHDFVVVDTPGSDTFLNRLAHRIADTLVTPMNDSFIDFDVLARVDPVTHEILETSQYAAAVREARRERRRADNSLLDWVVVRNRLSSIASRNEQKIDACLKNLSARLGFRIADGISERVIFREFFPIGLTALDDFEEHVLGTKPTLSHLAARQEIRQLIAALRLPTDVAGKRRADLRRQFAETAGRPLRLPDIFAE; from the coding sequence ATGCTTGTGACGGGATTGACCGGTCCCACGGACGGGCGGAAGCACGAAAGCGCGCACGTCATCGTCTGCGGCAACGAGAAGGGCGGCTCGGGCAAGTCGACCACGGCCGCGCATATCGCCATAGCGCTCCAGCGCGCCGGCCATTCGGTGGCGACCATCGATCTCGACGGGCGCCAGCTCACCCTGACGCGCTACTTCGAGAACCGGCGCCGCTGGGCCGCCAAGGCGCGGCTTTCGCTTCCCGTCCCGCACCATTTCCACGTTCCGCCGGCCTACAGGGAAACGGTCTCGGCCGCCGAAAGCGAGGAATTCCGCCGGCTGACCGAGGGTCTGGCCGAGATCGAGAACAGCCACGACTTCGTCGTCGTCGACACCCCCGGATCCGACACTTTCCTCAACCGGCTCGCTCACCGGATCGCCGATACGCTGGTGACGCCGATGAACGACAGCTTCATCGATTTCGACGTGCTCGCCCGCGTCGATCCCGTCACCCACGAAATTCTCGAGACGTCGCAATATGCGGCGGCGGTGCGCGAGGCGCGCCGCGAGCGCAGGCGCGCCGACAACTCGCTGCTCGACTGGGTGGTGGTCCGCAACCGCCTGTCCAGTATCGCCTCCCGCAACGAGCAGAAGATCGACGCCTGCCTGAAGAACCTGTCGGCGCGCCTCGGCTTCCGGATCGCCGACGGCATCTCCGAGCGCGTCATCTTCCGGGAGTTCTTCCCCATCGGCCTTACCGCGCTCGACGATTTCGAGGAGCACGTTCTGGGCACGAAGCCGACGCTGTCCCATCTGGCGGCGCGCCAGGAGATACGCCAGCTGATCGCCGCGCTGCGGCTCCCGACGGACGTGGCGGGGAAGCGCCGCGCCGATCTCCGCCGCCAGTTCGCGGAGACCGCCGGCCGGCCGCTCCGACTGCCCGACATCTTCGCCGAGTGA
- a CDS encoding VWA domain-containing protein, producing MSDKRLRKTDDPLAPREGTTATGSDVEAFVRHVRALGAMKGAAARGRLILALDATMSRQPTWDLACRLQGEMFEAAGRTALNVQLVYFRGFGECRASRFVNDAGELTRLMTKIDCRGGHTQIGKVLSHALKENERGKVDALVYIGDAMEENVDDLADKAGQLGLRGVPVFVFQEGHDGAVETAFREIARLSRGAWFRFDRQSAATLARLLSSIAVFATGGLKALEARGNASDRLLIEHLGGKGQGGAGR from the coding sequence ATGAGCGACAAACGGCTTCGCAAGACCGACGATCCGCTCGCGCCTCGGGAGGGCACGACCGCGACGGGCAGCGACGTGGAAGCATTCGTGCGCCACGTGCGGGCGCTCGGCGCCATGAAGGGCGCGGCAGCGAGAGGCCGGCTCATCCTCGCTCTGGATGCCACCATGAGCCGCCAGCCGACCTGGGACCTGGCCTGCCGTCTCCAGGGCGAGATGTTCGAGGCGGCGGGGCGCACCGCGCTCAACGTCCAGCTCGTCTACTTCCGCGGCTTCGGCGAATGCCGGGCGTCCCGCTTCGTGAACGACGCCGGGGAACTCACCCGGCTGATGACGAAGATCGATTGCCGCGGCGGCCATACCCAGATCGGCAAGGTGCTGTCGCATGCGCTGAAGGAGAACGAACGCGGCAAGGTCGACGCGCTCGTCTACATCGGCGACGCGATGGAGGAAAACGTCGACGACCTCGCAGACAAGGCCGGGCAGCTCGGTCTTCGCGGCGTTCCGGTTTTCGTGTTCCAGGAGGGGCACGACGGTGCCGTCGAGACGGCGTTCCGGGAGATTGCCCGCCTGTCCCGCGGGGCATGGTTCCGGTTCGACCGACAGTCGGCTGCCACGCTCGCCCGCCTGCTGTCGTCCATCGCGGTCTTCGCCACCGGAGGACTGAAGGCGCTCGAGGCGCGGGGCAATGCCAGCGACCGGCTGCTCATCGAGCATCTCGGCGGAAAGGGGCAGGGCGGGGCGGGTCGATGA
- a CDS encoding DnaJ domain-containing protein, translating into MTFMFYATAALVVAFLAAVGFVRADAVTVARTIGLAGPALLGLAGLGLLALGRVGLAGAAFSGAVAWYLSGQRRRAARPTPGKRSTVRTAALEMELDHDSGALAGMVLAGRFEGRQLAGLSRDDLLALYRELEGEADSLQLLEAYLDGRFPGWRDGMDAHVGGGKGRAPGTGAMTEQEAYQVLGLEAGASAADIRKAHRRLMQRVHPDLGGSSFLAARINEAKDVLLNGHD; encoded by the coding sequence ATGACGTTCATGTTCTATGCGACCGCGGCGCTGGTCGTCGCCTTCCTGGCGGCCGTCGGCTTCGTGCGGGCGGATGCGGTCACCGTGGCGCGGACGATCGGGCTTGCCGGTCCCGCTTTGCTCGGCCTGGCCGGGCTTGGCCTGCTGGCCCTCGGGCGTGTCGGCCTGGCGGGAGCCGCCTTCTCGGGTGCGGTGGCCTGGTACCTGTCGGGCCAGAGGAGGCGCGCGGCGCGGCCGACGCCCGGCAAGCGCTCCACCGTCCGCACCGCTGCCCTCGAGATGGAACTCGACCATGACAGCGGCGCGCTCGCCGGCATGGTTCTGGCCGGCCGTTTCGAAGGCCGCCAGCTCGCCGGACTGTCCCGCGACGATCTCCTGGCGCTCTACCGGGAACTCGAGGGCGAGGCCGACAGTCTACAGCTTCTGGAAGCTTATCTTGACGGCCGATTCCCCGGTTGGCGTGACGGCATGGATGCGCACGTTGGCGGGGGGAAGGGACGCGCGCCAGGCACGGGCGCCATGACTGAGCAGGAGGCCTACCAGGTCCTTGGTCTTGAAGCGGGTGCCAGTGCGGCGGACATCCGCAAGGCGCATCGCCGCCTGATGCAGCGCGTGCACCCCGACCTCGGCGGCTCGTCCTTTCTTGCGGCGCGTATCAACGAGGCCAAGGACGTTCTGCTGAATGGTCATGACTAG